The proteins below are encoded in one region of Scylla paramamosain isolate STU-SP2022 chromosome 8, ASM3559412v1, whole genome shotgun sequence:
- the LOC135102881 gene encoding uncharacterized protein LOC135102881 produces the protein MRDCQGVLKKLAASASRSSAFVTSSRAAVVERIRWCCRVALMSAGRRMAGVGTSASALWSRITTASTSQGRLIKKFNCEDIDECVAPRSCFQYCTNTTGGFHCCSQPGYRRHSSNYMHCMADSGNPYLISYRAHMSSPETPWVLVEKNEMTVDGLAVWIHGNI, from the exons ATGAGAGACTGTCAGGGGGTACTGAAGAAACTGGCAGCAAGTGCATCCAGAAGCAGTGCctttgtgacgtcatcaagggcTGCAGTagtggagag GATTAGATGGTGCTGCCGTGTGGCATTGATGAGTGCCGGGAGAAGAATGGCGGGTGTGGGCACCTCTGCGTCAGCACTGTGGAGCCGAATTACTACTGCCAGTACCAGCCAGGGTAGACTCATCAAGAAGTTTAACTGTGAAG ACATTGATGAGTGTGTGGCGCCCAGGTCCTGCTTCCAATATTGCACTAACACCACTGGTGGCTTCCACTGCTGCAGTCAGCCTGGCTACCGCCGTCACTCTTCCAACTACATGCACTGCATGGCAGATTCTGGCAATCCCTATCTCATCTCTTATAG AGCCCATATGAGCAGTCCAGAGACTCCTTGGGTGCTGGTGGAGAAGAATGAGATGACAGTGGATGGTCTTGCAGTCTGGATCCATGGGAACATTTAG
- the LOC135102876 gene encoding uncharacterized protein LOC135102876, which produces MEEQAKQLQAEYLGHWWHVLLPDLLEELFECTDILIWVLDGADGNCMRDCQGVLKKLAASASRSSAFVTSSRAAVVERIRWCCRVALMSAGRRMAGVGTSASALWSRTTTASTSQGRLIKKFNCEDIDECVAPRSCFQYCTNTTGGFHCCSQPGYRRHSSNYMHCMADSGNPYLISYRAHMSSPETPWVLVEKNEMTVDGLAVWIHGNI; this is translated from the exons atggaggagcagGCAAAACAG TTACAAGCTGAATATCTGGGACATTGGTGGCATGTCCTCCTGCCAGACCTACTGGAGGAACTTTTTGAGTGCACTGACATCCTTATCTGGGTGTTGGACGGTGCTGATGGAAACTGCATGAGAGACTGTCAGGGGGTACTGAAGAAACTGGCAGCAAGTGCATCCAGAAGCAGTGCctttgtgacgtcatcaagggcTGCAGTagtggagag GATTAGATGGTGCTGCCGTGTGGCATTGATGAGTGCCGGGAGAAGAATGGCGGGTGTGGGCACCTCTGCGTCAGCACTGTGGAGCCGAACTACTACTGCCAGTACCAGCCAGGGTAGACTCATCAAGAAGTTTAACTGTGAAG ACATTGATGAGTGTGTGGCGCCCAGGTCCTGCTTCCAATATTGCACTAACACCACTGGTGGCTTCCACTGCTGCAGTCAGCCTGGCTACCGCCGTCACTCTTCCAACTACATGCACTGCATGGCAGATTCTGGCAATCCCTATCTCATCTCTTATAG AGCCCATATGAGCAGTCCAGAGACTCCTTGGGTGCTGGTGGAGAAGAATGAGATGACAGTGGATGGTCTTGCAGTCTGGATCCATGGGAACATTTAG